A section of the Prevotella melaninogenica genome encodes:
- a CDS encoding Nramp family divalent metal transporter: MKNIFKELRRKDHPRVLGALDIFKFIGPGLLVTVGFIDPGNWASNFAAGSEYGYALLWVVTLSTIMLIALQHNVAHLGIVTGLCLSEAAVKYAPKWIGRPIILSAILASISTSLAEILGGAIALQMLFGISIPTGSVLTTVAVLIMLFTNSYKKMERAIIGFVSMIGLSFVYELFLVDIHWPAAIEGAFVPTVPQGSLLIIMSVLGAVVMPHNLFLHSEIVQSREINLEGDERIQHMLKYEFVDTLFSMIVGWAINSAMILLAASTFFSHGQHVDELSQAQAMLQPLLGNNAANIFAIALLLAGISSTITSGMAAGSIFSGLFGESYNAKDAHSIVGIVLSLGIALLLIFFIGDPFKGLIISQMFLSVQLPFTVFLQVGLTSSKRVMGKYANTKLNMLFLYSLAGIVTLLNIWLLIESIS; this comes from the coding sequence ATGAAGAATATATTTAAAGAACTACGACGTAAGGACCACCCGCGTGTGCTGGGTGCCTTAGATATATTTAAGTTTATTGGTCCCGGACTTTTGGTGACCGTAGGTTTTATTGACCCTGGTAACTGGGCAAGTAACTTTGCTGCTGGTTCTGAGTATGGCTACGCTTTGTTATGGGTAGTAACCCTTTCGACGATTATGCTTATTGCTTTACAGCATAATGTTGCCCATCTTGGAATTGTGACAGGACTCTGTCTTAGTGAGGCTGCTGTTAAGTATGCACCCAAGTGGATAGGTCGTCCTATTATTTTGAGTGCTATTCTTGCCAGTATCTCTACCTCTTTAGCTGAGATTCTCGGTGGTGCTATTGCGCTACAAATGCTCTTTGGTATAAGTATTCCAACGGGTTCTGTCTTAACAACTGTAGCCGTGTTGATTATGCTGTTTACGAATAGCTATAAGAAGATGGAGCGTGCTATTATTGGCTTTGTGTCAATGATAGGTCTTTCGTTTGTCTATGAACTCTTTCTTGTTGACATTCATTGGCCTGCAGCTATTGAAGGTGCTTTCGTTCCGACAGTTCCACAAGGTTCTCTTTTGATTATCATGAGCGTGTTAGGAGCTGTTGTGATGCCTCATAACCTTTTCCTTCACTCAGAGATTGTACAGAGCCGTGAGATTAATTTGGAGGGTGACGAGCGTATCCAGCACATGTTGAAGTATGAGTTTGTCGATACACTTTTCTCAATGATTGTGGGTTGGGCTATTAACTCTGCGATGATTCTTTTGGCAGCAAGTACATTCTTCTCTCATGGTCAGCACGTAGATGAACTTTCTCAAGCGCAAGCAATGTTACAACCGCTGTTGGGTAATAATGCAGCGAATATATTTGCAATTGCCTTGCTTTTAGCTGGTATTTCAAGTACGATAACCAGTGGAATGGCTGCGGGTAGTATCTTCTCAGGACTTTTTGGTGAGTCATATAATGCGAAAGATGCACACTCTATCGTTGGTATTGTTCTCTCATTGGGTATTGCCCTTCTGCTGATATTCTTTATTGGTGACCCATTTAAGGGGCTGATTATATCACAGATGTTTTTATCTGTTCAACTTCCTTTCACCGTCTTCTTACAAGTTGGTTTGACATCTTCTAAGCGTGTGATGGGTAAATATGCCAACACGAAGTTGAATATGCTCTTCCTTTATTCATTAGCGGGTATCGTCACCTTACTTAATATATGGCTCTTAATAGAGAGTATATCATAG
- the nth gene encoding endonuclease III, translating into MTRKERYDYALSYFRKNVGHVSTELNFGSAFQLLCATLLSAQCTDKRINAITPELFRHYPDAKAMAEATADEIFEYVKSVSYPNSKAKHLVEMSKILVEKFDGEVPSDPNALVTLPGVGRKTANVIQAVWFGKPTLAVDTHVYRVSHRLGLVPSTANTPRKVEDYLMKNIPTEEVSDAHHWILLHGRYVCKSAKPDCEHCPFDDICPKLLENSKL; encoded by the coding sequence ATGACAAGAAAAGAAAGATATGATTATGCACTGAGTTATTTTCGCAAGAATGTTGGGCATGTTTCGACTGAGCTAAATTTTGGTTCAGCATTCCAACTTCTTTGTGCGACACTCCTTTCTGCTCAGTGTACGGATAAGCGAATTAATGCAATTACACCAGAGTTGTTTCGTCATTATCCCGATGCGAAGGCGATGGCAGAGGCTACTGCTGATGAGATATTTGAATATGTAAAGAGTGTTTCTTACCCAAATTCAAAGGCAAAGCATCTGGTTGAGATGTCGAAGATATTGGTTGAGAAGTTTGATGGTGAGGTGCCTTCAGACCCTAATGCACTTGTTACGCTTCCGGGAGTAGGGCGTAAAACGGCAAATGTTATTCAAGCAGTGTGGTTTGGTAAGCCAACACTTGCGGTTGATACGCATGTCTACCGTGTCAGTCATCGTTTGGGTCTGGTTCCTTCAACAGCAAATACCCCTCGTAAAGTTGAGGATTATCTGATGAAGAATATCCCTACAGAGGAGGTCTCTGATGCACATCATTGGATATTGCTTCACGGCCGTTATGTTTGCAAGAGTGCTAAGCCTGATTGCGAGCATTGCCCCTTTGATGATATATGTCCAAAGTTGTTGGAGAATAGTAAGTTATAA
- a CDS encoding DUF2461 domain-containing protein, whose protein sequence is MNTKKIMHFLKGIAANNNKQWFQEHKAEYDEVKADFENGVDQIISCLATFDDEVSHLTAKDCTYRFYRDVRFSPDKSPYKRHLGAYICARGRKALRGGYYIHLQPGNCLVAVGCYWLPTNILTSCRNEIMANVDEWLKHVENEEFINLFGRPNEGEWTDDKVSKKGFGLASLKTVPKGFPKDYEHLQYLRMKDYCCWVKVADDFFEGDGWIEQLEHIFKTGKPMMDFINNVVDDYE, encoded by the coding sequence ATGAATACAAAGAAGATAATGCACTTTCTGAAAGGTATTGCTGCGAACAATAATAAGCAATGGTTTCAGGAGCATAAGGCTGAATACGATGAGGTGAAGGCTGATTTTGAGAACGGAGTTGACCAAATAATATCTTGTTTGGCAACCTTTGATGATGAGGTTTCACACTTGACGGCAAAGGATTGTACCTATCGTTTTTACCGTGACGTTCGTTTCTCACCTGATAAAAGTCCGTATAAACGCCACTTGGGTGCATACATTTGTGCACGTGGTAGAAAAGCGTTGCGTGGCGGTTATTATATACATCTTCAACCAGGTAACTGCTTAGTAGCTGTTGGCTGCTATTGGTTGCCTACGAATATATTGACTTCATGCCGCAATGAAATTATGGCGAATGTTGATGAATGGCTCAAGCATGTAGAGAATGAGGAGTTCATCAATTTGTTTGGACGACCCAATGAGGGTGAATGGACAGACGATAAAGTCAGTAAAAAAGGCTTTGGACTTGCTTCCTTAAAGACGGTTCCAAAGGGATTTCCAAAGGATTATGAGCATCTTCAGTATCTTCGAATGAAGGATTACTGCTGTTGGGTTAAAGTTGCTGATGATTTCTTCGAGGGCGATGGTTGGATTGAGCAGTTAGAACATATCTTCAAGACGGGTAAGCCTATGATGGACTTTATTAATAATGTGGTAGATGATTATGAATAG
- a CDS encoding valine--tRNA ligase yields the protein MELASKYDPQIVESKWYQYWLDNKLFSSKPDGREPYTVVIPPPNVTGVLHMGHMLNNTIQDILVRRARMEGKNACWVPGTDHASIATEAKVVNRLAEQGVKKTDLTREQFLEHAWDWTHEHGGIILKQLRRLGCSCDWDRTAFTMDDIRSESVIKVFCDLYKKGYIYRGVRMVNWDPQAQTALSDEEVIYKDEHSKLYHLKYYVAKEDQTKVERKNEGNVMHKDEKGYYAVVATTRPETIMGDSAMCINPEDVKNTWLRGLHVIVPLVNRVIPVIEDSYVDIQFGTGCLKVTPAHDVNDHALGLKHGLETIDIFNDNGTISEAAGLYVGQDRMDVRKQISKDLEAAGLMEKVEDYDNKVGYSERTHVPIEPKLSTQWFLKMQHFADIALAPVMNDDIEFYPKKYKNTYRHWLENIKDWCISRQLWWGHRIPAYYFKDAEGKNATVVAETTEEALKLAQDINPSVTAADLEQESDCMDTWFSSWLWPISVFDGINNPDNEEINYYYPTSDLVTGPDIIFFWVARMIMAGYEYRGKFPFKHVYFTGIVRDKLGRKMSKSLGNSPDPIMLIEKYGADGVRMGMMLSAPAGNDILFDETLCEQGRNFNNKIWNAFRLVQGWETADTEQPLASKIAVEWFDAKLKEVNAEMNEQFKSYRISEALMTVYRLFWDEFSSWYLEMIKPEYGKPIDKLTYEATLKFFNSLLKMLHPFMPFITEELWQHIYDRKDSESIMRDELKLDAPSKDELSLIEAIEQVKAIVSGVRTVRNQKNIAPKVELDLNVIGQNNYEAYNSVIIKMANLKAIEVVTEKSGDASGFMVGTDSFAVPVGDLIDVAAEIEKQEKELKHLEGFLIGIKKKLSNENFVANAPAAVIERERKKQSDSEEKIAALKTSLEELRKK from the coding sequence ATGGAATTAGCAAGCAAGTATGATCCACAAATAGTGGAATCAAAATGGTACCAGTATTGGCTGGACAACAAGCTTTTCAGTTCTAAGCCTGATGGCCGCGAGCCTTACACCGTGGTTATTCCACCACCAAACGTAACAGGTGTGCTTCACATGGGCCACATGTTGAACAATACAATTCAGGACATTCTGGTAAGACGTGCCCGTATGGAGGGTAAGAATGCTTGCTGGGTACCAGGTACAGACCACGCAAGTATTGCTACAGAGGCAAAGGTTGTGAATCGCCTTGCAGAGCAAGGTGTAAAGAAGACTGACCTCACTCGTGAGCAGTTCCTTGAACATGCATGGGATTGGACACACGAGCATGGTGGCATTATCCTCAAACAGTTGCGCCGACTTGGTTGCTCATGCGATTGGGACCGTACTGCATTTACTATGGATGATATCCGCAGCGAAAGCGTTATAAAAGTATTCTGTGACCTCTATAAGAAGGGTTACATCTATCGTGGTGTACGCATGGTTAACTGGGACCCACAGGCTCAGACTGCTCTTTCTGACGAAGAGGTAATCTACAAGGATGAACATTCTAAGCTTTATCACCTTAAATACTATGTTGCAAAAGAAGACCAGACAAAGGTTGAACGAAAGAATGAAGGCAACGTAATGCATAAGGATGAGAAGGGTTACTATGCAGTTGTTGCTACCACTCGTCCTGAGACTATCATGGGTGACTCGGCTATGTGTATCAACCCAGAGGACGTTAAAAACACATGGTTGAGGGGTCTTCATGTTATCGTTCCATTGGTAAATCGTGTGATTCCAGTTATTGAAGACTCATACGTTGATATCCAGTTCGGTACTGGTTGTTTGAAGGTAACCCCTGCTCACGACGTAAACGACCACGCTCTTGGTTTGAAGCATGGTTTAGAAACAATTGATATCTTTAACGATAATGGTACTATCTCTGAGGCTGCTGGCTTGTATGTTGGTCAGGACCGTATGGATGTACGTAAGCAGATATCAAAGGATTTGGAGGCTGCAGGCCTCATGGAGAAGGTTGAGGACTATGATAATAAGGTGGGTTACTCAGAGCGTACACACGTACCTATTGAGCCTAAGCTCTCTACACAATGGTTCTTAAAGATGCAGCACTTTGCTGATATCGCCCTCGCTCCAGTCATGAACGACGATATTGAGTTCTATCCTAAAAAATACAAGAACACTTACCGCCACTGGTTAGAGAATATTAAGGACTGGTGTATCAGCCGTCAGTTGTGGTGGGGTCATCGTATTCCAGCATATTACTTCAAAGATGCTGAGGGTAAGAATGCCACTGTTGTGGCAGAAACTACTGAAGAAGCATTGAAGTTGGCACAGGATATCAACCCTTCTGTTACAGCTGCTGACCTCGAGCAGGAGAGCGACTGTATGGATACTTGGTTCTCAAGTTGGTTGTGGCCTATCTCTGTGTTCGATGGAATCAATAACCCTGATAACGAAGAAATCAACTACTACTACCCTACCAGCGACCTCGTTACAGGTCCAGATATTATCTTCTTCTGGGTAGCACGTATGATTATGGCAGGCTATGAGTATCGTGGAAAGTTCCCATTCAAGCATGTCTACTTCACAGGTATTGTACGTGATAAGCTCGGACGTAAGATGAGTAAGAGTCTTGGTAACTCACCAGACCCTATCATGTTGATTGAGAAGTACGGTGCTGACGGTGTTCGTATGGGTATGATGCTCTCTGCACCTGCAGGTAATGACATCCTCTTCGACGAGACACTTTGCGAGCAAGGACGTAACTTCAACAATAAGATTTGGAATGCTTTCCGCCTCGTTCAGGGTTGGGAAACAGCTGATACTGAGCAGCCATTGGCAAGTAAGATTGCTGTTGAATGGTTCGATGCGAAGCTGAAGGAAGTAAATGCCGAGATGAACGAGCAATTCAAGAGCTATCGTATTTCAGAGGCTTTGATGACTGTTTACCGCCTCTTCTGGGACGAGTTCTCAAGTTGGTACTTGGAGATGATTAAGCCTGAATACGGCAAACCAATCGACAAGCTCACCTACGAAGCAACCCTTAAATTCTTCAATTCACTCTTGAAGATGTTGCACCCATTCATGCCTTTCATTACTGAGGAGTTGTGGCAGCACATCTATGACCGTAAGGATAGCGAGAGTATTATGCGGGATGAACTCAAGCTCGATGCTCCAAGCAAGGACGAGTTGAGTCTTATTGAAGCAATTGAGCAGGTTAAGGCGATTGTCAGCGGTGTGAGAACCGTACGCAATCAGAAGAACATTGCTCCAAAGGTTGAGCTCGACTTGAACGTAATTGGTCAGAACAACTATGAGGCTTATAATAGTGTAATCATCAAGATGGCTAACTTGAAGGCTATTGAAGTGGTAACAGAGAAGAGCGGAGACGCATCTGGTTTCATGGTAGGTACTGATAGCTTCGCTGTCCCAGTGGGCGACTTGATTGACGTTGCAGCTGAGATTGAGAAGCAGGAGAAGGAACTTAAGCACCTTGAGGGCTTCCTCATAGGTATCAAGAAGAAGTTGTCAAACGAGAACTTCGTGGCAAATGCTCCTGCAGCAGTCATCGAACGTGAGCGCAAGAAGCAGAGCGACTCTGAAGAGAAGATTGCCGCTTTGAAGACAAGTCTTGAAGAGTTGAGAAAGAAGTAA
- the mazG gene encoding nucleoside triphosphate pyrophosphohydrolase, producing MHTKEEKLEAFARLLDIQERLRKECPWDRKQTNESLRPNTIEETFELADALLKNDSKEICKELGDVMEHVVFYSLLGEEKDDFDVADVCNAQSDKLMFRHDFIDWTGWSVTRSDMVVNAAGQVVYKDEEQQAAKNAQSSTPNTASQVESTWEQRKQRERDGNTSVLSGVPNSLPSLIKAYRIQDKARNVGFDWEKKEQVWDKVYEELGELKNELMKEDKQRSTEELGDFLFSLINAARLYHLNPDNALEHTNQKFIKRFNYIEEAAKEKGVTIKDLTLAEMDELWNQAKAANN from the coding sequence TTGCATACTAAAGAAGAGAAACTGGAAGCTTTTGCCCGACTTTTAGACATTCAAGAACGACTCCGAAAGGAGTGCCCGTGGGACAGAAAACAAACCAATGAAAGCCTTCGTCCTAATACGATTGAAGAGACTTTTGAATTGGCAGATGCACTCTTGAAAAATGACTCAAAAGAGATTTGTAAGGAACTTGGAGATGTGATGGAGCACGTTGTCTTCTATTCATTGCTTGGTGAAGAAAAAGATGACTTTGATGTTGCTGATGTCTGTAATGCACAATCTGATAAACTTATGTTTCGACATGATTTTATTGATTGGACGGGTTGGAGCGTGACACGCTCTGATATGGTTGTTAATGCAGCGGGACAGGTTGTTTACAAAGATGAAGAACAGCAGGCTGCTAAAAACGCACAGTCGTCAACTCCTAATACTGCTTCTCAAGTGGAATCTACATGGGAGCAGCGCAAACAACGTGAGCGTGATGGCAATACTTCGGTACTCTCTGGTGTGCCAAATTCGCTACCAAGTCTTATTAAGGCTTATCGTATCCAAGATAAGGCACGTAATGTTGGTTTTGATTGGGAAAAGAAAGAGCAAGTATGGGACAAGGTGTATGAAGAATTAGGAGAGTTGAAGAACGAGTTGATGAAGGAAGATAAGCAGCGTTCAACAGAAGAGCTTGGCGACTTCTTATTCTCTCTTATTAATGCAGCACGCCTCTATCATTTGAATCCTGATAATGCTCTTGAGCATACGAATCAGAAGTTTATTAAACGGTTTAATTATATTGAGGAAGCAGCTAAGGAAAAGGGAGTTACGATAAAAGACTTAACTCTTGCTGAAATGGATGAGTTATGGAATCAAGCCAAGGCTGCTAACAATTAA
- a CDS encoding ribonuclease Z, with protein sequence MEPFKVHILGCGSALPTLQHNASSQVVELREKLFMIDCGEGTQIQLRRSRIHFSKIIAVFISHLHGDHCFGLPGMISTFGMTGRTAPLHIYAPAAFEPILDQTLNFFCQGLEFEVVFHAVDTKQNKVVYEDRSLTVETIPLQHRIECCGYLFREKPTLPHIRRDMIDFYHIPISQINNIKAGADWVTPEGDVIPNSKLTTPAAPTRSYAYCSDTRYIKTLHNLVKEVTTLYHESTYAAQDADRARLYWHSTSEQAAQVARDASVGKLLLGHYSARYGNEQQLLEEAKEIFPNSFLTQEGVTFDI encoded by the coding sequence ATGGAGCCCTTTAAAGTACATATTCTTGGTTGCGGTAGTGCATTACCAACTTTGCAACATAATGCTTCTTCTCAAGTTGTTGAACTTAGGGAGAAGCTTTTTATGATAGATTGTGGGGAGGGGACGCAGATACAACTTCGCAGGTCACGTATACATTTCTCTAAGATTATCGCTGTTTTTATTAGCCACCTGCATGGTGATCATTGCTTTGGCTTGCCCGGAATGATTTCTACCTTTGGTATGACGGGACGCACGGCTCCTTTACATATCTATGCTCCTGCGGCTTTTGAGCCTATTCTTGACCAAACATTGAACTTCTTTTGTCAAGGTTTAGAGTTTGAGGTTGTGTTCCATGCTGTTGATACAAAGCAGAATAAGGTGGTTTATGAGGATAGGAGTCTGACGGTTGAGACAATCCCTTTGCAGCATCGTATTGAATGTTGTGGCTATCTGTTCCGTGAGAAACCAACGCTACCGCATATTCGCCGTGATATGATAGACTTTTATCATATTCCTATCAGTCAGATTAATAATATAAAAGCAGGGGCAGATTGGGTGACGCCAGAGGGCGATGTGATTCCTAATAGTAAACTGACAACGCCTGCTGCGCCTACTCGTAGCTATGCTTATTGTTCTGATACGCGATACATTAAAACCCTACATAATCTTGTAAAAGAAGTTACGACACTCTATCATGAAAGTACATACGCAGCACAAGATGCTGATCGTGCTCGTCTTTATTGGCACAGTACATCTGAGCAAGCTGCACAGGTGGCTCGTGATGCGTCTGTGGGGAAACTTCTTTTAGGGCATTATTCTGCACGTTATGGTAATGAACAGCAGTTGTTAGAGGAGGCAAAAGAAATATTCCCTAATAGCTTCCTGACACAAGAAGGTGTAACCTTTGATATATAA
- the rpsF gene encoding 30S ribosomal protein S6, protein MNQYETVFILTPVLSDEQMKETVAKFKKLLTDNGAEILNEEAWGLKKLAYNIQKKSSGFYAMLEFNAEPTVINTLETGFRRDEKVIRYITVKQDKYSAAYAEKRRAKWAAKKEA, encoded by the coding sequence ATGAATCAATACGAAACCGTTTTCATTTTGACTCCCGTTTTGTCTGACGAACAGATGAAGGAAACGGTCGCTAAATTCAAGAAACTGCTCACCGACAATGGCGCTGAGATCTTGAACGAGGAGGCCTGGGGTCTGAAGAAGTTGGCTTACAACATCCAGAAGAAGTCATCTGGCTTCTACGCAATGTTGGAGTTCAACGCAGAACCAACAGTTATCAACACTCTCGAGACCGGCTTCCGTCGTGACGAGAAGGTTATTCGTTACATCACCGTTAAGCAGGACAAGTACTCTGCAGCTTATGCTGAGAAGCGTCGTGCTAAATGGGCAGCTAAAAAGGAGGCTTAA
- the rpsR gene encoding 30S ribosomal protein S18 produces the protein MAEQKSEIRYLTAPSIDTKKKKYCRFKKSGIKYIDYKDGEFLKKFLNEQGKILPRRITGTSLKYQRRVAQAVKRARQIALLPYVTDLMK, from the coding sequence ATGGCAGAGCAGAAATCAGAAATCCGTTATTTGACCGCTCCTTCTATCGACACAAAGAAGAAGAAGTATTGCCGTTTCAAGAAGAGCGGTATTAAGTACATCGATTATAAGGATGGCGAGTTCTTGAAGAAATTCCTCAACGAACAGGGTAAGATTCTTCCTCGTCGTATCACAGGTACTTCTTTGAAGTATCAGCGTCGTGTGGCACAGGCTGTTAAGCGTGCTCGCCAGATTGCGCTCCTTCCATACGTAACCGATTTGATGAAGTAA
- the rplI gene encoding 50S ribosomal protein L9 has product MEIILKEDIIGLGYKNDIVNVKNGYGRNYLIPTGKGIIASPSAKKQLAENLKQQASKLAALKAEAEKKAAQLEGVELVIATKVSATGVTYGSVNAATVVEELAKRGIEIDRKIVTMRDMKKVGTSEATVHFHKEVEVKVPVTVVAENQPAPAVEEAPVEQPAEATVAEEETPAAE; this is encoded by the coding sequence ATGGAAATTATTTTGAAAGAAGATATTATCGGTCTTGGATACAAGAACGATATCGTTAATGTAAAGAATGGTTATGGCCGTAACTACCTTATCCCAACAGGTAAGGGTATCATCGCTTCTCCATCTGCTAAGAAGCAGTTGGCTGAAAACTTGAAGCAGCAGGCTTCTAAGCTCGCAGCTCTTAAGGCTGAGGCAGAGAAGAAGGCAGCTCAGTTGGAGGGTGTAGAGCTTGTTATTGCAACTAAGGTTTCTGCAACTGGCGTAACTTACGGTTCAGTTAATGCAGCTACTGTTGTTGAGGAACTCGCTAAGCGCGGTATTGAAATCGATCGTAAGATTGTTACAATGCGCGATATGAAGAAGGTTGGTACATCTGAGGCTACTGTACACTTCCACAAGGAGGTTGAGGTTAAGGTTCCTGTAACTGTTGTTGCAGAGAATCAGCCAGCACCTGCTGTTGAGGAAGCTCCAGTAGAGCAGCCTGCAGAGGCAACTGTAGCTGAGGAGGAAACTCCTGCAGCAGAGTAA
- a CDS encoding AAA family ATPase, which produces MKRIVLTGGPCAGKTTALVKIIEHFSSLGYKVFIIPEVPTLFSQAGMDYLTDNAAFFYEGEKATLEVQLALEDNFTRMAETIDKPTIIVCDRGTMDISAYMKPEMWKEITAGVGTTSEELRARYDAVLHLVSAADGAEQFYTTANNAERTEGLELAREMDKKVIQAWSEHPHLRVINNHENFDTKINRVIQDISNVLEIPQQIVEERKYIVRLTGEIPDAIESEITQTYLTSEPRSEVRLRRRTLNGVSVNVRTTKKTLPNNEQVVTERQIDNNLYESLMRQADPYRQSIHKIRKTFIWRGQFFELDTYLAPTSNLQILETKGIVDHEDVNFPPFIEVLEDITGKTEYYNYNLALKK; this is translated from the coding sequence ATGAAACGAATTGTACTTACCGGCGGTCCATGTGCCGGAAAAACAACAGCACTTGTCAAGATTATTGAGCACTTCTCAAGTCTTGGCTATAAGGTGTTTATCATTCCTGAAGTTCCAACGCTTTTCTCTCAGGCGGGTATGGATTATCTTACAGATAATGCTGCGTTCTTCTATGAAGGAGAGAAGGCAACTTTGGAGGTTCAACTTGCTTTGGAAGATAATTTTACGCGTATGGCTGAGACCATTGATAAACCTACGATTATAGTATGTGATCGTGGTACAATGGATATCTCTGCTTATATGAAGCCAGAGATGTGGAAAGAGATTACAGCTGGTGTAGGAACAACTTCCGAGGAACTTCGTGCTCGTTATGATGCAGTTCTTCACCTTGTGAGTGCTGCGGATGGAGCAGAACAGTTCTATACCACTGCTAATAATGCTGAACGTACAGAAGGGCTTGAGCTTGCACGTGAAATGGATAAGAAAGTTATTCAAGCTTGGTCGGAACATCCGCACTTGCGTGTAATCAACAATCACGAGAACTTTGACACGAAGATTAATCGTGTTATACAGGATATTTCTAATGTCTTGGAGATTCCACAGCAGATTGTCGAGGAACGCAAATACATTGTTCGATTGACTGGTGAGATTCCTGATGCTATCGAAAGTGAGATTACACAGACCTATCTAACCTCAGAACCTCGCAGTGAGGTGCGTCTACGTCGTCGTACTCTGAATGGTGTTTCGGTTAATGTTCGTACAACAAAGAAGACCTTACCGAATAATGAACAGGTTGTTACTGAGCGACAGATAGATAATAATCTATATGAATCATTGATGCGTCAGGCAGATCCTTATCGTCAGTCTATCCACAAGATTCGCAAGACCTTTATCTGGCGTGGTCAGTTCTTTGAACTTGATACTTATCTTGCTCCTACCTCTAATCTTCAGATTTTGGAGACAAAGGGAATCGTTGACCATGAGGATGTGAATTTCCCTCCATTCATTGAAGTTCTTGAGGATATCACAGGTAAGACTGAATACTATAATTACAATTTGGCTTTGAAGAAGTAA